ATTTGTGTGTGGATAATTATAATTTTTGTTAAAAATGATGTAGTTATAAATTATTATTTCGATATATTATGTTGATTATTATGTGGCCTCATTATTTTTAATTTCAGATTGGTTTTCTTGTTTAACCCGAAATAGCTTCCTTAAAGATTATAATCCTCCACTCCTTTCCTAAGAATTTCAGAGTGTTCCAGTATGCCAGCTTCTTTGCAAGCTGACCTGTGTTGTCCGGAGATTTATAGAATGTATATGCCCCGCTTCCGGCATCATTGGCAGAAATTGTCTTTCCAAGCATCTGGAGGTTTTTAAACCTCCTGAATGTCTCATCTGTAAAGAGATTTTTGCCGACCTGTGCCTTATCCCTGTCATAGAGAATAAAGCCGTCAGGCTGCATTACTGTGACTGTAATGTCCTTCTCATGTTCAGTCGGGCCTATTACCTCTGCAAGAAAATCGGAAGGGTCGGCCATTGCAAGAACACTGCCCCTGTATTCTCCGCCGGAGGATAATACAGGCCATGCAATCTGAATTCCTGTGAAACCCTCCTTTGCAACGAATGCATCAGATAAGAATGGCTCTTCTGAACCGACTATGGAATCTCCGGGTTCTGCCCCGGTTATGTCAATCCCGACTGAGCCGGAGTAGATCTCCGGTGCAACGGCTGTAATTGTACCGTCCGGACCGACTGTGGCATATGATAGTGCATACTTCGACCTGTTCCACAGTCCGTCAAGAACCATCTGAACCTCCGGTGATGACACCGAATCACCTGCTGACAGTTCCCCGGCGGCGGATTCAAGATCACCTGATATGGAGTCGAGGATTGTCTCAATATTATTTTTAAGATATTCAAGGTCTTTTATTATGGCCTTCTCCCCTTCTCCCATCGCAGGCGGAAAGAGGTACTGTGCTGCAAGAAGAACGGCTACTGCAATTATTATCACAGCAATTGTTGATAGAGGCAGTTTATCAGAGAGGGACATATAATAAAATTAGCTCAAGAAGGTTATTACTGATACCTATTCTCCCTCATCATCAGGTCTTAAGGTCTAAAATATATCTGGTTAAAATATTTCTATTCATATTAATTTGGGCCGGTTTTCTTCCTCCTGTCACTGCTCCCTTTTCTCTTCCGGTCTTAAATCCCGTTCCTCCTTTTCGTCATCACCTGTGATGGTTATCTCCCTTCAGCTTCAGTGATGAAATCCCGTTCCTGACTTCTCATCATGGACAGGCTCCGGCTGCCTCTCCAGAAGCGGGAGCTGTCTTTTAAGATCTGCAAGCAGCATATCCGCAAGGTCAAATGAAAATCCTCTTCTGATAACGATCCTGAGTGCGGCCAGATCTTCACGGTTTTTGGGGAATGTGTATGCCGGAATGAGCCATCCTCTCTCCCTCATTCTGTTTGAGACATCGAAGACCGTGAAATTATCAATTTCATCCTTTAACTTAAAGGCAAAGACCGGCAGTTCATCTCCTCTTGTAATCAGCTCAAAAGGACCTAAGTTTTCAATTTCGGAGGCAAGGTGCACGGCGATATCGCGTGAATACTGCTGCACCTTTGTAAAGCCCTCCATACCGAGCCGCAGGAAATTGTAGTACTGAAGCACAATCTGTGATCCCGGCCTTGAGAAGTTCAGGGCAAATGTGGGCATGTTTGATCCGAGGTAATTGACGTAAAATATCAGATCTTCGGGAAGGGAAGCGGCATCACGCCATATAATCCACCCGACACCCGGATAGACAAGGCCGTATTTATGCCCGGAAGTGTTGATGGATGCAACTCTTGGCAGCCTGAAGTCCCAGATGAGGTCCCTGTCAAGGAAAGGTGCGATCATACCCCCGGAAGCTGCATCAACATGAACCGGAACATCAATTCCGGTCTTCTCCTCAAACCTGTCAAGTGCTGTGCAGATATCCTGTACTGGTTCATAAGAGCCGTCAAATGTTGACCCAAGTATCGCCACCACTGCAATTGTATTTTCATCACAGAGCTTTACCGCCTCTTCGGCAGAGATATGGAAGCGGTTTTCTTCCATCGGGACAAGACGCATCTCAACATCCCAGTAATTGGCAAACTTCTCCCAGCAGATCTGCACATTTATCCCCATTACAATATTTGGCCTGTCTGCCGGTTTTCCCTCTGCCTTTTGTTTATGCTGCCATCTCCTCTTAAGCGCAAGCCCGGCAAGCATGGCGGCCTCGCTCGAACCCGTAGTCGAGCATCCGGTGGCCTTATCCACATCAGGTGCATTCCACAGGTGGCTTAAAATGCTGACACAACGCATCTCCAGATCGGCGGTCTGCGGGTACTCATCCTTGTCGATCATATTCTTGTCAAACGTCTCAGCTGCAAGTTTCTGTGCCTGTGGTTCCATCCATGTACCGACAAAGGTTGCCATGTTCAGTCTTGCATTCCCGTCCAGCATCAGTTCGTCGTGTACAATCTGGTATGCAAGATCCGGATCTGTCTCATCCTGTCCAAGGCGATCCCTCGGTATTGTTCCATCGCCTTCCTGTACGAAAAGAGGATCTATTTTCAGGTCTTTAATCTTTTTTTGCGGCCCTTTCGGATGTTTTAGTCCCATGATAATTCTCCTTTTAATATCTGTATTGTCCGGGATAAAGTGCATCAGCTGAGATGACTGTTCACGCCCGGAATCCTGAATTTTATTATTCAGTAAGTTAAGTTCTTTTTACAGCAGACTGATAAGCCTTTCCAACTTTCTGAAGCGATCACCTAAGATAATCCTGGGTAAAATTCCGGAGTAAAAACTATATCAGTTCAGGGAGGAATTAAAATATCAGAATTAATAGAGGTATCCATATGAAAAAAACCGGATTAATTGTTATAACAGGATTTCTCCTCTTCCTGATATTCACAGCACCGGCATCCGCCGTGCTGACAAATATAGGTCAGGGAGATACTGTCTTTCTGGGTGAGGAGGGTCTGACGCTTACACCATCGGTATTCTACAGCTCAGGCGGAGTAACTGACACTCAGCTGGCATACTTTGGTTCCGGTGCAAATCCTGCAGCATCTGCACCGAATTATGTTATAACACCTGACAAGAGCAGCTTTTATGTAGATCCGAATACATTCGGAGATAAGAGTTCTGCATGGTACTCCTATCCGAACGGCTCAAAGAACGGGCATGTTGCATTTTATGTGAACTCCCCGTCACTTTCAGTGAAACTCTATGCCGTACGTCCGGGCGACTCCTTTGACCTTACAAACGGCAAAGTTGTGAAAGGTGAGGGGCTTGACTTCAGGATTGACTCAAACCTCTACCCGATATTTACAAGGAGCGGAGTTGCCGCCGGTGATGACGGAGTTGACATAAAGTTTCAGGATGAGGTCGGCGCTACCCTCACAGCGCTTTATGACTGCACAGGTGCAGTTGTAAGCATTGTAAACATCCACCCGACATCGTCCGTGTTCTACCTGCCGTCCGGAACCCCTGCATGTGTATGGGATACGGGCAATGACGCCTATAAGATGGGCAGCTATAAGGTCTGGGCGGAATGCAATGTAAACGGAATGATGGACAATCTTGGATCAGTTATGGGCGAGACCACAACCGCTCCGATCCCGTCACTTGCGGCTGCTGCAACACCGACACCTACACCGACTCCGGAAAAGACAACAGCAGCAAAAACTCCAACCCCTGTGCCTGCAACGACCGCCCCCACACCTGCACCGACAGATGCTGTAACTGAAACGGAGACTCCTGCACCTGTTGTAACCGATACTCCGGTTGTGACACCGGCTGTAACAGCTGAATCGAAAGGTCCGGCAGATCTCCCGCAGACTCCTTTAAGTCTTTATACAGCTATTGCCGGAATTCTGGCGGTTTTTATTGCAGTAAATGTCCTGAAAAAAGAATAAATTATCTTAATATTCCGGTCTGAAAATTAATTTTCAGAGCTTATTTTTTTCTTAAGCAGAATAATATTCCTGCAATTATTACTCCGGTCACCACAAACGGCAGAGTTACAGGTGATTTTTCAGTATTCTTCTCTCCGCCTGACATCTCTTCTGCATATCCTTTGTTGGCCAGTGCATGGCTGTCTCCGGGTGAGATCCTGAGTGCCTTTTCAGAGACCGCAATCTCTTCATCGTACCGCCCCAGTTCTCCAAGTGCCGTCCCTTTTGTGATATATCCCTCGACAGATTCAGGATCTGCCTTAATTGCACTCTCCGATGCCTCTATGGCCTCTTCATACCTCTCAAGCCCTATAAGTGCAGATGCCATATTAACCCAGCCTTCAGGCTGATCCGGCCGGATTTCAGTCGCCTTTCCGGCAGATTCAAGAGCCTCGTCATACCGGCCCATTGCATTCAGGATTCCGGCCTTTGTAGTATATGCAAGTGTGAAGTTTTCGTCTATGGCAATGGCACTGTCAGCCGCAGAGAGCGCTTCTTCAAAATTTCCGGCATTTGCACAGTCCACTGCAAGGTTATAATACTCTATTTTGTTCATATCTCCGGCAGAAACCGGCTGTGCAGCAATAAAAAGTGTTACTGCAAGTGCTGTAATCAGTAATCTCTGGTATGTTATTTTCAAATTATTGCCTCTTATATTCTGTAATGAATAGTTTGTAAGGCAGAGAAAAAAGATATTGCGGGTTTAGTTTTTATCCGGCATTTTTATATCAATGCCGTATTTTTCTGCATTTTTGTCGGCGATAGCCTGAATCTTTGCTATCTCCTCTGCATTCTCTGTTGGCCTGTAAAGGTGGCGGAATCTCTTCTGTGCTTTTAAGTAGGCATCGACAGGTACTCTTTTGACCTTCTTTGCCTTTGTGACAACACCGTCCTCCATCTCGAAGTTAACCCAGAGTCCGGAGTTGATTGCCATCTTTCCGATTTCCATCGTTTTGGCGCCGTCAAATCCCCAGCCTGTGCAGCACGGTGTGTGCACCTGAATGTAGCACGGGCCTTCCGTGTTGATCGCTTTCTCAACCTTCTTCATGAGGTCAGCCGGGTATGCCACAGAGGCCGTTGCCACATAAGGTGATCCGTGTGCTGCAAGTATTGCGGGGAGGTCTTTTTTTGGCCTCTTGTTTCCGGTTGAAAGTTTCCCTGACGGACTTGTGGTCGTATCGGCATCGTATGGCGTTGCACCTGAACGCTGAATTCCGGTGTTCATGTATGCCTCATTGTCGTAGCAGATGTATGTCACATCATGCCCTCTCTCAAAGAGGCCGCTTATACATAAGATTCCGATATCAAAGGTTGCACCATCACCTGCAATGACAACAACCTTCTCACTCCGGCCCTGCTTTTTAATCGAGGCCTCAACTCCGGATGCCACAGCTGCGGCATTCTGGAAGAGTGAGTGAACCCATGGTGTTTTCCATGCCGTTTCGGGATAAGGTGTTGAGAAAACTTCCATACATCCTGTTGATGCAACAACGATTGTATTCTCACCTGCGGCTTTTGTAATCAGCCTTGCCGCAAGTGCCGGGCCGCATCCTCCGCACGCCCTGTGCCCTGCGTCAAAGTATTCCGTCTCTTCTCCCGTCATTTTAAAGCAACTCCTCTCTAAGGCCGAAGAAGCAGTCATTTCTGCCCTGCTCTGCCCAGTCTGCAAGTTTGTGAATATCTTTCTTTCTTATGTCCCTTCCGCCGAGTCCCCCGACGTATGAATAGACATCAGCACCCTGCTTTCCTACGGCGTCCTTGACCTCAAGGCCGACTGCACCAAGCATCCTGGAACCGATTGAGATATTCTTCTCAAGGACTGCAATCTTTGACACTCCGGAGAGGGCAACCCTTACGTCTTCATACGGGAAAGGCCTGAATGAGCGTATCTTTAAAAGTCCTACCTTTCTTCCTGCCTCTCTCATCTCGTCAATTGCATCCTTTACTGTTCCGCATACAGATCCAAGTGCAACAATTGCGGTGTCTGCATCGTCAAGGCGGTAGCCTTCCACAAGCTCAGAGTAGTCACGTCCGAAGGTCTCTGAGAATTCCTGACCCACTTCCCTTAAGACTTTCTTTGCTTTGATCATAGCGGCATGGATCTCGTATCTGAACTCCTGGTAATAGTCAGGTGTTGCATACATACCAAATGAGATTGGATCCTTTGCGTCAAGCCTCTGATATGGTTTAAATGCCGGCAGGAAACTGTCAACCTCTTCCTGTGTAGGAATGTCAACCGGTTCATAGGTATGTGTGAGAATGAAACCGTCAAAGCAGACCATAGCCGGAAGAAGGACATCGTAGTTTTCAGCTGCCTTGTATGCAAGGAAGTGAAGGTCCATTGACTCCTGTGCATCCTCGGCATAGAGTTGCATCCATCCTGAATCACGGAGGAAGAGTGAGTCCTGGTGATCATTCCATATGTTCAGCGGGGCACCAAGTGCACGGTTTGCAATCGTCATTACAACAGGCTGGCGCATGCCTGCAACATTGAAGACGACCTCTGCCATAAAAGCGAGTCCCTGTGATGTTGTGGCTGAATATACCCTTGACCCGGCGCATGCCGCACCAAGGCATGAGGAGAGAGCTGAGAACTCGCTCTCGACACAGATGTACTCTGCGTCAAGGTCGCCGTCAGCAACCATCTCTGCAAGCCTCTCGACGATATGTGTCTGCGGTGTGATTGGGTACGCAGATACAACTTCCGGTCTGGAAAGCCTGACTGCCTCTGCTACGGCGTGTGATCCTTCCATTATCTGAAGCATTGTTATTTCTCCTCCTGTTTCATTTCAATTGCATCTTTCGGGCATTCCTCGGCGCACATGCCGCACCCTTTGCAGTAGTCATAATCAACCTCAGGATAGCCCTCATCGCTCTCTTTGATGCAGACTTCCGGGCAGATCATAGTGCATGTGCCGCACTTGTTGCATTTCTCCTGGTCAATTTCCGGTTTGAAGACGCGCCATGATCCGGTCTTATTGTCTCTTGCTTTTCCCGGTCTTGATGTGCATCCGACTGAAAGCGCCATTATTCCGCCTCCCCTTTTATTAATTCAAAGGCCTTCTTTGCGGCCATAATGTTCTTTTCGCCGAGTGCTCCGGGGAATCTCTCTTTTAAGGCCTCTTCAAGCGCCTCAAGTTCGATCTCACCTGTTGCTGCCGCAAACGCGCCCATAAGGGTTGTGTTTGCAATCGGAAGGCCGAGTATTTCAAGCGCAATAGAAGTTGCATCGATTTTTATAAGCCTTACACCTTCGGGAACTTCTGCATCTATATCCTTTTCTGTGTTAATCAGTGCGATTCCGCCTGATTTAAGACCACTGAAGACATCGACGTCTTTAATCAGAGTGCTGTCCTGTACGATAATATAATCAGGTTCATAGACCTGGCTTCTGAGCCTGATTTTATTGTCATCAAACCTGACAAATGCCTGCACCGGCGCTCCTCTTCTTTCTACGCCGAATGCAGGGAATGCCTGTGAATAGACTTTGCTCCTGAATGCTGCTGTAGCTATCAGCTCGGCAGCAGTCACTGAGCCCTGTCCTCCTCTTCCGTGTATCCTGAGTTCTCTCAAAAAAATCCC
The sequence above is a segment of the Methanoplanus limicola DSM 2279 genome. Coding sequences within it:
- a CDS encoding cache domain-containing protein, whose translation is MSLSDKLPLSTIAVIIIAVAVLLAAQYLFPPAMGEGEKAIIKDLEYLKNNIETILDSISGDLESAAGELSAGDSVSSPEVQMVLDGLWNRSKYALSYATVGPDGTITAVAPEIYSGSVGIDITGAEPGDSIVGSEEPFLSDAFVAKEGFTGIQIAWPVLSSGGEYRGSVLAMADPSDFLAEVIGPTEHEKDITVTVMQPDGFILYDRDKAQVGKNLFTDETFRRFKNLQMLGKTISANDAGSGAYTFYKSPDNTGQLAKKLAYWNTLKFLGKEWRIIIFKEAISG
- a CDS encoding DUF3821 domain-containing protein gives rise to the protein MKKTGLIVITGFLLFLIFTAPASAVLTNIGQGDTVFLGEEGLTLTPSVFYSSGGVTDTQLAYFGSGANPAASAPNYVITPDKSSFYVDPNTFGDKSSAWYSYPNGSKNGHVAFYVNSPSLSVKLYAVRPGDSFDLTNGKVVKGEGLDFRIDSNLYPIFTRSGVAAGDDGVDIKFQDEVGATLTALYDCTGAVVSIVNIHPTSSVFYLPSGTPACVWDTGNDAYKMGSYKVWAECNVNGMMDNLGSVMGETTTAPIPSLAAAATPTPTPTPEKTTAAKTPTPVPATTAPTPAPTDAVTETETPAPVVTDTPVVTPAVTAESKGPADLPQTPLSLYTAIAGILAVFIAVNVLKKE
- a CDS encoding tetratricopeptide repeat protein, producing MKITYQRLLITALAVTLFIAAQPVSAGDMNKIEYYNLAVDCANAGNFEEALSAADSAIAIDENFTLAYTTKAGILNAMGRYDEALESAGKATEIRPDQPEGWVNMASALIGLERYEEAIEASESAIKADPESVEGYITKGTALGELGRYDEEIAVSEKALRISPGDSHALANKGYAEEMSGGEKNTEKSPVTLPFVVTGVIIAGILFCLRKK
- a CDS encoding glutamate decarboxylase; its protein translation is MGLKHPKGPQKKIKDLKIDPLFVQEGDGTIPRDRLGQDETDPDLAYQIVHDELMLDGNARLNMATFVGTWMEPQAQKLAAETFDKNMIDKDEYPQTADLEMRCVSILSHLWNAPDVDKATGCSTTGSSEAAMLAGLALKRRWQHKQKAEGKPADRPNIVMGINVQICWEKFANYWDVEMRLVPMEENRFHISAEEAVKLCDENTIAVVAILGSTFDGSYEPVQDICTALDRFEEKTGIDVPVHVDAASGGMIAPFLDRDLIWDFRLPRVASINTSGHKYGLVYPGVGWIIWRDAASLPEDLIFYVNYLGSNMPTFALNFSRPGSQIVLQYYNFLRLGMEGFTKVQQYSRDIAVHLASEIENLGPFELITRGDELPVFAFKLKDEIDNFTVFDVSNRMRERGWLIPAYTFPKNREDLAALRIVIRRGFSFDLADMLLADLKRQLPLLERQPEPVHDEKSGTGFHH
- the porA gene encoding 2-ketoisovalerate ferredoxin oxidoreductase subunit alpha → MLQIMEGSHAVAEAVRLSRPEVVSAYPITPQTHIVERLAEMVADGDLDAEYICVESEFSALSSCLGAACAGSRVYSATTSQGLAFMAEVVFNVAGMRQPVVMTIANRALGAPLNIWNDHQDSLFLRDSGWMQLYAEDAQESMDLHFLAYKAAENYDVLLPAMVCFDGFILTHTYEPVDIPTQEEVDSFLPAFKPYQRLDAKDPISFGMYATPDYYQEFRYEIHAAMIKAKKVLREVGQEFSETFGRDYSELVEGYRLDDADTAIVALGSVCGTVKDAIDEMREAGRKVGLLKIRSFRPFPYEDVRVALSGVSKIAVLEKNISIGSRMLGAVGLEVKDAVGKQGADVYSYVGGLGGRDIRKKDIHKLADWAEQGRNDCFFGLREELL
- a CDS encoding pyruvate ferredoxin oxidoreductase subunit gamma, producing MRELRIHGRGGQGSVTAAELIATAAFRSKVYSQAFPAFGVERRGAPVQAFVRFDDNKIRLRSQVYEPDYIIVQDSTLIKDVDVFSGLKSGGIALINTEKDIDAEVPEGVRLIKIDATSIALEILGLPIANTTLMGAFAAATGEIELEALEEALKERFPGALGEKNIMAAKKAFELIKGEAE
- a CDS encoding thiamine pyrophosphate-dependent enzyme, whose translation is MTGEETEYFDAGHRACGGCGPALAARLITKAAGENTIVVASTGCMEVFSTPYPETAWKTPWVHSLFQNAAAVASGVEASIKKQGRSEKVVVIAGDGATFDIGILCISGLFERGHDVTYICYDNEAYMNTGIQRSGATPYDADTTTSPSGKLSTGNKRPKKDLPAILAAHGSPYVATASVAYPADLMKKVEKAINTEGPCYIQVHTPCCTGWGFDGAKTMEIGKMAINSGLWVNFEMEDGVVTKAKKVKRVPVDAYLKAQKRFRHLYRPTENAEEIAKIQAIADKNAEKYGIDIKMPDKN
- the porD gene encoding pyruvate synthase subunit PorD — protein: MALSVGCTSRPGKARDNKTGSWRVFKPEIDQEKCNKCGTCTMICPEVCIKESDEGYPEVDYDYCKGCGMCAEECPKDAIEMKQEEK